The following is a genomic window from Spirochaeta cellobiosiphila DSM 17781.
CAGACGAATTGTTTGTCCTATGATTTCATTAAGGTTCTCTTTTTTGAAATCCCTACTATCTCCGGATCTGGAGAAACTCTTCATATCTTCCACAATGTTATGTATCTTTTGTATACCACTATGATTATCATTGAGCATTTCTTCTATTTCGTTGAACAAATCAATACGTTCCTGATTCAGCATATTATGATCCTGAAATAAGTCCTTGATGATATTTAGATCTTTTTGAAGAGCTCTCTGATTGCTTTTGATATACCCAATGGGATTATTTATTTCATGTGCCATTCCTGATGCCAGTAATCCGATACTGGCTAGTTTGTCCCTTTGCATCATCTGATCTCTAAGATTATTTATCTCCCTTTGATTTTTTATAATAGGTGTAATATCTCTAAGGATTAGTAACATTCCTGTCTTTTGGTAATGCTCTCTATTTATTGGTAACCACCGTATTTCAACAAGTAGTTCTTCTTCCTCATCATTGTTAAAATTTAGTTGTCCAATCCGTCCGGCTGTTAATTCCTCATAGGAAAGATTGCCTTCCAGGTACTGGCGAAGAGGGTGAGAAGATTGTAACTGATTTAGTTTGATACAGTTGTTTAATTGAAGTCCAATAATATCTTCCTTATGTTTTTTATTAAGTAGTTGTATGGCTGTATTATTAATATAAGACACCTGATTATAGCGATCGAGAGTCATAATCCCTTCATCCAAACTAATCAGAATTGAGTCTATTTCATCCTTTTGATGTTCAATGGTGGATAAGCCTTTCTGTATCGTTTCCATCATTGTATTAATACCGAGAGATAAACGATCGAATACGTCTTTATTGAAAGTGATGTCAAATTGAACACTAAGATCTCCTCGACCAATAAGTTCTACCTTCTGTCGTATGGAGTTAATTCTCCGGTTCACATATTTTAGCTCAACAGTATCTCGCTCAATAGTTTCAATCATATTTTTTATGGAAAGGGTCAGAGAACCTACTTCGTCATTGGATGGACTAGGAAAGGTAGATAATTCCTTTTTTTCTGTATAACTACGAGCAATATTATCTAACTTTGATAATGGTAAGATCACTCGTAAACGGGAAAAGAGGTAAAGGAATAGTATAAATATAACGGATAAAGCTAGAACAATACGACTATAGATTAGTAATAAACGATATCGAGACCAAGTCGTACCATAGGAACTCAGGATCTCTTCATACTCCTCAGATATGGTTTTATCGATTAATTTGTCTTTTAATATATAATAGGAACTGGAGGATTCTAATAGAATCTTATAAGTTTCTAATGCTTCTTTTTGGTGCCCTTGTGAATGTAATTGGATAATGCCATCTATCTGATTATTAAATAAGTTCTTATAGATCAGAAGGTTTTTATAATTATCATACTCTTCTTGTTCTTCTCTCTCTGACTGACTATGATCTTTTTCTTCGTCTATAAGGTTCAGTAAGGTGACAACCGCTTTGTCCAGGATTTCTCGCTGTTCCAGTATTTTATCTATTGAGTCCAGATCTAATATATAAGTAGATAGATATATGAGTTGATCTGCAGTTGCTGTTTTGATTCTTTCCCATTGATCCATTTGATAATAATCAAGTTTAGCTTTCCCTTGAGTTGCTGTGTTGATGGATATTACAGAGGATAATATTGTTAAGAGACTAATAATGATGACCATCATCAAACAGAAAAAAATTAGGCTTTTCTTTCGTAAAGTCACTACAAAACCTCAATAGTCATGAGAGTCATATCATCACGAAACTCATTGTGTTCCATATTCTTCTGAATTTCATTCATAATAGCTTCATCGAAATCCTTTCGTTGCTCATGATTAAGAATGATGTCCCTTAAAGAATAGCCATAGTTATCGATTTCAGAGATACCATCTGTGTATAATAGGATTCTATCTCCTTGCTTAATATCTTCGCAATAATTGGTATATTCAATGTCTTTACTGAAGCCAAGAGCAGTACCAAAGGCTTCAACAAACTTTATATCTTTGTCACGAATAATAGCTGGAGGTACATGTCCTCCGTTAGCTGTCCATAGTTTGTTATTCTGTAAGTCCACACGGCAAATGCAAAGGGTGACAATAAGGGAATCAATACTCTCTAGTTCTTTACATATTCGTTTATTCAGCCAACTTAGTAGATGACTGGGGGTGATACTGTCATTGACGAGATTACTGAATGTGGAATCATGAAGAATTGTTTTAAGAATAAAAGTAATAAATGCAGCCTTAACTCCATGGCCGGCAACATCCGCTATAATGGTTAGATAATTATCATCGTTAATTCTTATAACATCGTAGAAATCTCCCCCACAGGCCAATTGGGGTTTATAATTGACACTAAAGGATAGTTTATTACTATGAGGAATATTGAGAGTTAGGAATTTATCCTGAAGTAATCCAGCCCATTTTAACTCTTCATCAAGCATTGCCAGGTATTTTTTATTATTGGTTCTTAGTTGATGGATTTCCCAGGCCTTCTCTACTTGCCTGATAAGATCCTCTTCATCCCAGGGTTTGAGAATAAAAGAAAAAATACCCGTTCGAATGGATTTTACTATATCCTCCATATCCGTATAGGCTGTAATTAGGATGGGGACTATGTTTGGATTAAGTTCTTTGACTTTTCCAATTAACTCATTACCCTTAAGTCCGGGCATCTTTTGGTCTGATATGAGAATGGATACATTTAACCCATTTTCTCTTATATAGTTAAGAGCTTCCTCTGGGCTATCAAAGGTGTTTATTTCCATATCCTGTGATTTGGTAAAAGTAGCTAATTCTCTCTTAAGGGCACGAAGTACCGGGGCTTCATCATCAACTAGTATAATTTCCGTCTTACTCATCCTCATTCTCCAGCCACTTCATGAATGTATTATTAAATATACTCCTAACGTTAATGCTCCACTAATAAATATGCAAGTTTTTGTTAGGTATAAGAATGGAAAAGAGGATGCCTAGTTATTAATATCCCAAAAACGAGTCCTGTCTTTACTTAATTGGTTAATATTTGATGATAAAGCGAAGCTACTGTCTAGTTTCAATTTTAATTTTCTATCGAAAAATATCACCCTTTCCGGGTGATGTTTTTGTTCTTCTTCTTCCTTAATCTAATGATTAAAAAGGAGTATTATATGAAACAATTTTTTTGGATTGTACTATGCTTTGGGCTGCTAGGATCTTGTTCTATGGATTTATCTGAAAAAAAAGGAGAGCAAGATCAGGATGATTCTCGGTCCTTGATTTCTTTAGGAAAGGGCTTGGTTTTGGAATATCTGTTTGAAGGAGATCTAACCGATACCAGTGGTAATGACAAT
Proteins encoded in this region:
- a CDS encoding sensor histidine kinase, with amino-acid sequence MVIIISLLTILSSVISINTATQGKAKLDYYQMDQWERIKTATADQLIYLSTYILDLDSIDKILEQREILDKAVVTLLNLIDEEKDHSQSEREEQEEYDNYKNLLIYKNLFNNQIDGIIQLHSQGHQKEALETYKILLESSSSYYILKDKLIDKTISEEYEEILSSYGTTWSRYRLLLIYSRIVLALSVIFILFLYLFSRLRVILPLSKLDNIARSYTEKKELSTFPSPSNDEVGSLTLSIKNMIETIERDTVELKYVNRRINSIRQKVELIGRGDLSVQFDITFNKDVFDRLSLGINTMMETIQKGLSTIEHQKDEIDSILISLDEGIMTLDRYNQVSYINNTAIQLLNKKHKEDIIGLQLNNCIKLNQLQSSHPLRQYLEGNLSYEELTAGRIGQLNFNNDEEEELLVEIRWLPINREHYQKTGMLLILRDITPIIKNQREINNLRDQMMQRDKLASIGLLASGMAHEINNPIGYIKSNQRALQKDLNIIKDLFQDHNMLNQERIDLFNEIEEMLNDNHSGIQKIHNIVEDMKSFSRSGDSRDFKKENLNEIIGQTIRLAKAESKVISKIVFKETALPLISCIANQIEQVLLNIIINSLQAIQRLNTNDGNILIETGVEGEGVICIISDNGNGIPEENKAKVFDPFFTTKSPGEGTGLGLNVSFNIIKHHHGTIEVVPSVLGGASIKIWLPIQ
- a CDS encoding fused response regulator/phosphatase — its product is MSKTEIILVDDEAPVLRALKRELATFTKSQDMEINTFDSPEEALNYIRENGLNVSILISDQKMPGLKGNELIGKVKELNPNIVPILITAYTDMEDIVKSIRTGIFSFILKPWDEEDLIRQVEKAWEIHQLRTNNKKYLAMLDEELKWAGLLQDKFLTLNIPHSNKLSFSVNYKPQLACGGDFYDVIRINDDNYLTIIADVAGHGVKAAFITFILKTILHDSTFSNLVNDSITPSHLLSWLNKRICKELESIDSLIVTLCICRVDLQNNKLWTANGGHVPPAIIRDKDIKFVEAFGTALGFSKDIEYTNYCEDIKQGDRILLYTDGISEIDNYGYSLRDIILNHEQRKDFDEAIMNEIQKNMEHNEFRDDMTLMTIEVL